The following proteins are encoded in a genomic region of Coffea eugenioides isolate CCC68of chromosome 6, Ceug_1.0, whole genome shotgun sequence:
- the LOC113774497 gene encoding 40S ribosomal protein S23 translates to MGKTRGMGAGRKLKSHRRRQRWADKSYKKSHLGNEWKKPFAGSSHAKGIVLEKIGIEAKQPNSAIRKCARVQLIKNGKKIAAFVPNDGCLNYIEENDEVLIAGFGRKGHAVGDIPGVRFKVVKVSGVSLLALFKEKKEKPRS, encoded by the exons ATGGG GAAGACACGAGGTATGGGAGCCGGGCGCAAGCTGAAGTCCCACCGTAGGAGGCAAAGGTGGGCTGATAAGTCCTATAAGAAGTCACATCTCGGAAACGAATGGAAAAAACCATTTGCTGGTTCATCCCATGCAAAGGGCATTGTCCTTGAGAAAAT AGGTATTGAGGCTAAGCAGCCAAACTCTGCCATTCGAAAGTGCGCTAGGGTTCAACTCATTAAGAATGGAAAGAAGATTGCGGCTTTTGTCCCCAATGATGGTTGTCTAAATTACATTGAAGAAAAT GACGAAGTGTTAATTGCTGGATTTGGACGTAAGGGGCATGCAGTGGGTGATATCCCTGGTGTCAGATTCAAGGTGGTGAAGGTATCGGGCGTTTCTCTGCTGGCTCTCtttaaagagaaaaaggagaaacCCAGATCTTAA
- the LOC113773459 gene encoding uncharacterized protein LOC113773459 — MILGFLDIFFDIELHRLKPRGRSIEGNNENKLDMSPVDDTPLSNPAGDPGGFSVTGVRDFGKVNGSSVTYGFEGLNAEMEGLKRDKSLVVETEGNNREPEPNEGYSWKGGVCGQETVKTDGKLDVQLKGADNNEVKDKIDPDHNEEMGVCEFPQYGDSGNRKSFFVDLNSHHQEGIFIQGAESTTALIEGSLPFSVGLAEVTDATIKNGVSARNRQAPIKEVITSGPFNEVDGKDAKPCILIPKSRGEGNQMEKESEFYVSDLVWGKVRSHPWWPGQIIEPSAASEKEMKYFKKDSYLIAYFGDQTFVWNEASKIKPFQMYFSQMKKQSNATAFCNAVNSALTEVSKRVAFGLACRCLPEEVSAKVKSQVVLKSSIWEKSIRTYAGDSFSTAAAFSPAKLVNSLEALAKSPHNDIDDLEFVIARAQLLAFNRWKGYYQLPVFEELNGFLGNDLDLAAVQEEKNLVEVIDDGLGSEEDNEIECGKKMSPLHGVSCRGMDLPLNNERKTKKKKHLQDLMSGSSLSFRDGGYEDEGKASSDKASVSSGKKRKALGSTSSESTKRMRKRVSMQSARTATSLLRNYVEVGDSMHGLAGKLHSGAVPPLDTGIKISQGAIVNHSKKSGKTYYSGASTLTAEKSCRRPPPCEYPSMSEIFSELCLAAENPVKGYSSLTTIAGFFCDFRNSICMEHNNLKKRTKSSGKQIVKKSANVEAAEAFEFEGMEDSYWTDRIIQSNLDDQVLFEPEPPLLNWEQKILCDRTLWMKSHIKTSLILNFTYLESIPSITNLNDIFDCYGPVKESQTKVLSKSKRAKVVFKRRSEAETAFNSAGKFNIFGLSLVSYRRRYTSPRKAAATCKTKRRRKNAISIEDSAM, encoded by the exons ATGATATTA GGTTTCTTAGATATCTTCTTTGATATTGAACTACATCGACTTAAACCTCGAGGCCGTTCAATTGAAGGAAACAACGAGAATAAGCTTGATATGAGTCCAGTTGATGATACCCCTCTGTCTAATCCTGCTGGCGATCCGGGCGGATTTTCTGTGACTGGGGTTAGGGATTTTGGGAAAGTGAATGGTTCATCTGTTACCTATGGGTTCGAGGGCTTGAATGCTGAAATGGAGGGTCTGAAAAGAGATAAAAGTTTGGTGGTAGAAACTGAAGGTAACAATAGAGAACCTGAGCCAAACGAGGGGTATTCCTGGAAGGGAGGAGTTTGTGGGCAAGAAACTGTTAAAACTGATGGTAAATTGGATGTACAATTAAAGGGTGCTGACAATAATGAGGTTAAAGATAAGATAGACCCCGATCACAATGAAGAGATGGGAGTTTGTGAGTTTCCACAATATGGTGACAGCGGGAATCGAAAAAGTTTCTTTGTGGATTTGAATTCGCACCATCAGGAGGGAATTTTTATTCAAGGTGCTGAAAGTACAACGGCTTTGATTGAGGGTAGCTTGCCATTTTCTGTTGGTTTAGCGGAAGTTACAGATGCCACTATTAAAAATGGTGTATCTGCTAGAAACCGACAAGCACCAATTAAAGAAGTGATAACAAGTGGACCATTTAATGAAGTGGATGGAAAGGATGCTAAGCCTTGCATACTGATACCAAAAAGTCGTGGGGAAGGGAATCAGATGGAAAAGGAAAGCGAATTTTATGTGTCTGATTTAGTATGGGGCAAGGTAAGGAGCCATCCATGGTGGCCTGGCCAGATAATTGAACCATCAGCTGCATCCGAGAAAGAAATGAAATATTTTAAGAAAGATAGTTATTTGATTGCTTATTTTGGGGACCAAACTTTTGTATGGAATGAAGCCTCAAAGATAAAGCCATTCCAAATGTATTTCTCTCAAATGAAGAAGCAAAGTAATGCCACTGCTTTCTGCAATGCTGTGAACTCTGCCTTGACTGAGGTTTCTAAAAGGGTCGCGTTTGGCTTGGCCTGCAGATGCTTGCCTGAGGAGGTAAGTGCCAAGGTCAAGTCACAGGTGGTTTTAAAGTCTAGTATCTGGGAAAAATCAATCAGGACATATGCTGGAGATAGTTTTTCAACTGCAGCAGCTTTTAGTCCTGCAAAACTCGTCAACTCTTTGGAGGCATTAGCTAAATCCCCACATAATGATATTGATGATTTGGAATTTGTCATAGCAAGAGCGCAGTTATTGGCATTTAATAGATGGAAGGGTTATTACCAACTACCTGTATTTGAAGAACTAAATGGTTTTTTGGGAAACGATCTTGATCTTGCTGCAGTACAGGAGGAGAAAAATCTTGTTGAagtgattgatgatggtttgggTTCTGAGGAAGATAATGAAATTGAATGTGGAAAAAAAATGTCTCCTTTGCATGGGGTTTCTTGCAGGGGCATGGATCTCCCCTTGAATAATGAGcgcaaaacaaaaaagaaaaaacacttGCAGGACTTGATGTCTGGAAGCAGCTTGAGCTTTCGAGATGGTGGATATGAAGACGAAGGGAAAGCAAGCAGTGACAAGGCTTCTGTATCTTCTGGAAAGAAACGCAAAGCGCTTGGTTCTACATCCAGTGAATCAACGAAAAGAATGAGGAAAAGGGTTTCCATGCAGAGTGCAAGAACTGCAACTTCATTGTTGAGAAATTACGTTGAAGTTGGAGATAGCATGCATGGGCTTGCGGGGAAACTACATAGTGGTGCGGTTCCCCCTCTTGACACTggcattaaaatttcacaaggaGCAATAGTTAACCACAGTAAAAAGTCTGGAAAGACTTATTATTCTGGAGCTTCAACCTTGACCGCTGAGAAATCTTGTAGAAGGCCACCTCCTTGTGAGTATCCTTCTATGAGTGAGATATTTTCAGAGCTGTGTCTTGCTGCTGAAAATCCAGTGAAAGGTTACAGTTCTTTGACAACAATAGCTGGTTTTTTCTGTGATTTTCGCAACTCTATCTGTATGGAACATAACAATCTTAAAAAAAGGACAAAGTCATCAGGTAAACAAATAGTTAAAAAGTCAGCCAATGTAGAAGCTGCAGAAGCATTTGAATTTGAAGGTATGGAAGACTCTTACTGGACTGACAGAATTATCCAGAGCAACTTGGATGATCAGGTACTGTTCGAACCTGAGCCCCCC TTACTGAACTGGGAGCAGAAGATCCTGTGCGATCGTACCCTGTGGATGAAAAGTCATATAAAAACTAGTCTGATCCTTAACTTCACTTATTTAGAATCTATTCCTTCAATAACTAACCTGAACGATATATTCGACTGCTATGGACCAGTGAAGGAGTCGCAGACTAAAGTTCTAAGTAAGAGCAAGCGCGCAAAAGTGGTCTTCAAGAGGCGTTCTGAAGCTGAAACTGCCTTCAATAGTGCTGGAAAATTCAACATTTTTGGACTTTCGCTTGTTAGTTATCGCCGTAGATACACATCACCTCGCAAAGCTGCTGCCACATGCAAaactaaaagaagaagaaagaatgcAATATCAATAGAAGACAGTGCAATGTGA
- the LOC113773250 gene encoding uncharacterized serine-rich protein C215.13-like isoform X2 gives MEEGSDRIDLQVKGLSLIDFSNENDALILNSSPSPLSASRFSLHNHQSSEKQEEPDTFESLGSFIAGKEAGVTPGSELDDQLPDLNESSEPSRASRKGKCNLRKSLAWDNAFFTSAGVLDPEELSCMIKGAEKIEMQKLPGIQEDMQRSTDSISTLGSEDLTLENFEAELFEDIRASIQKSSKAYNTTNANCKITSGESQAVTSMKKMNLASQNQKPVGISKSQTKQTLRLQSTAKAVKQDSVCSQPAQAVRNGSSNPTLSKPPSVINKTVRNGSSNPTLSKPPSVINQVKPISTSTEKGASLAASQANKLGNTKTTIGTVAGKGVQALKATIISGPCRVLPKSSSSSSSASNSTKIKSATTSTVDSSGNVSSNNLGKSHLEAVRRKIGERTLKPLPSGSVLKTPLKTAKRTCGNSAVSAYLMSSKISPSISPASSISEWSSASSSSSSTINQRSNTSRTSFDANSCRSLDNDTIPLHNDSNNQIIEQHGNEEIVIQNGGPRKSSSQAGTLSHSARPSGLRMPSPKIGFFDGAVNDAK, from the exons ATGGAAGAGGGGTCAGATAGAATCGATCTGCAAGTGAAAGGGCTGAGCCTTATCGATTTTTCAAACGAGAATGATGCCCTAATCCTCAATTCGTCTCCTTCGCCTCTTTCTGCTAGCCGTTTCTCCCTTCACAATCACCAATCTTCAG AAAAGCAGGAGGAGCCCGATACTTTTGAGTCGTTAGGATCATTCATTGCTGGAAAAGAAGCAGGTGTGACTCCCGGCAGTGAACTGGATGACCAATTGCCTGACCTGAATGAGTCCTCCGAACCCAGTAGAGCTAGCAGAAAGGGGAAGTGTAACTTGCGCAAGAGTCTAGCATGGGATAATGCCTTCTTCACAAGCGCCG GTGTTCTAGACCCTGAGGAGTTATCTTGCATGATTAAAGGTGCCGAGAAGATTGAAATGCAAAAATTACCAGGAATTCAAGAGGACATGCAAAGATCTACTGATTCAATCTCTACCTTGGGGAGTGAAGATTTGACGCTGGAAAACTTTGAGGCCGAGTTGTTTGAGGATATTAGAGCCTCTATTCAGAAATCAAGTAAAGCATATAATACTACGAATGCAAACTGCAAGATCACCTCAGGGGAAAGCCAAGCTGTTACTT CAATGAAGAAGATGAACCTTGCTTCTCAAAATCAG AAACCTGTTGGGATATCAAAATCTCAGACAAAACAAACTCTTAGGTTGCAAAGCACAGCAAAAGCAGTAAAGCAAGATTCTGTTTGTTCACAACCAGCACAG GCTGTTAGAAATGGCAGCTCAAATCCAACACTTTCTAAGCCACCCTCAGTAATCAACAAG ACTGTTAGAAATGGCAGTTCAAATCCAACACTTTCTAAGCCACCCTCAGTAATCAACCAGGTAAAACCCATATCAACATCAACAGAAAAAGGGGCCTCTTTGGCTGCCAGTCAAGCCAATAAGCTTGGAAATACTAAGACAACAATTGGCACCG TTGCTGGTAAAGGGGTTCAGGCATTAAAGGCGACCATCATCAGTGGTCCTTGCAGGGTGCTGCCAAAGTCTTCGTCCTCCTCCAGTTCTGCTTCAAACTCAACCAAGATTAAATCTGCAACAACCTCCACGGTTGATAGTTCTGGAAATGTGTCATCCAATAATCTTGGTAAATCTCATTTAGAGGCTGTTCGAAGAAAGATTGGTGAAAGAACTTTGAAACCACTTCCCTCTGGTTCGGTGCTCAAAACCCCATTAAAAACTGCTAAGAGAACCTGTGGAAATTCTGCTGTCTCAGCATATCTGATGTCTTCCAAGATCTCTCCAAGCATATCACCTGCTAGTTCTATCAGTGAATGGTCCTCagcttcttcatcttcttcaagtACAATCAATCAGAGGTCCAATACATCAAGGACTAGCTTTGATGCTAATTCTTGCAGATCTTTGGACAATGACACCATTCCTTTGCATAATGATTCAAATAATCAGATCATAGAACAACATGGGAATGAGGAAATTGTGATACAAAATGGAGGTCCAAGGAAATCCTCCTCACAAGCTGGCACTCTTTCTCATTCTGCAAGACCATCAGGCCTGAGAATGCCGTCCCCAAAAATTGGATTTTTTGATGGG GCAGTTAACGATGCAAAATGA
- the LOC113773250 gene encoding uncharacterized serine-rich protein C215.13-like isoform X1, whose amino-acid sequence MEEGSDRIDLQVKGLSLIDFSNENDALILNSSPSPLSASRFSLHNHQSSEKQEEPDTFESLGSFIAGKEAGVTPGSELDDQLPDLNESSEPSRASRKGKCNLRKSLAWDNAFFTSAGVLDPEELSCMIKGAEKIEMQKLPGIQEDMQRSTDSISTLGSEDLTLENFEAELFEDIRASIQKSSKAYNTTNANCKITSGESQAVTSMKKMNLASQNQKPVGISKSQTKQTLRLQSTAKAVKQDSVCSQPAQAVRNGSSNPTLSKPPSVINKTVRNGSSNPTLSKPPSVINQVKPISTSTEKGASLAASQANKLGNTKTTIGTVAGKGVQALKATIISGPCRVLPKSSSSSSSASNSTKIKSATTSTVDSSGNVSSNNLGKSHLEAVRRKIGERTLKPLPSGSVLKTPLKTAKRTCGNSAVSAYLMSSKISPSISPASSISEWSSASSSSSSTINQRSNTSRTSFDANSCRSLDNDTIPLHNDSNNQIIEQHGNEEIVIQNGGPRKSSSQAGTLSHSARPSGLRMPSPKIGFFDGVKSVRTPSGTVQSHASLGALPKVEAAVPSPSRSSNMKPKFGKLSHVRTVSALVRVNPQELSSPMSMREKSLGVSHPTSNVEGSSMSSIKVGDEISGGSCLKVEEVGCEELQEANQVVANAFGEVIMHENCGVPSLQESEISLDRDGVAGSKAHKIFGMSGTRDPNTTDWEGILMPSKKAGEDTRDSEGELLSILPAVSGSDEKENVPLAEHVGK is encoded by the exons ATGGAAGAGGGGTCAGATAGAATCGATCTGCAAGTGAAAGGGCTGAGCCTTATCGATTTTTCAAACGAGAATGATGCCCTAATCCTCAATTCGTCTCCTTCGCCTCTTTCTGCTAGCCGTTTCTCCCTTCACAATCACCAATCTTCAG AAAAGCAGGAGGAGCCCGATACTTTTGAGTCGTTAGGATCATTCATTGCTGGAAAAGAAGCAGGTGTGACTCCCGGCAGTGAACTGGATGACCAATTGCCTGACCTGAATGAGTCCTCCGAACCCAGTAGAGCTAGCAGAAAGGGGAAGTGTAACTTGCGCAAGAGTCTAGCATGGGATAATGCCTTCTTCACAAGCGCCG GTGTTCTAGACCCTGAGGAGTTATCTTGCATGATTAAAGGTGCCGAGAAGATTGAAATGCAAAAATTACCAGGAATTCAAGAGGACATGCAAAGATCTACTGATTCAATCTCTACCTTGGGGAGTGAAGATTTGACGCTGGAAAACTTTGAGGCCGAGTTGTTTGAGGATATTAGAGCCTCTATTCAGAAATCAAGTAAAGCATATAATACTACGAATGCAAACTGCAAGATCACCTCAGGGGAAAGCCAAGCTGTTACTT CAATGAAGAAGATGAACCTTGCTTCTCAAAATCAG AAACCTGTTGGGATATCAAAATCTCAGACAAAACAAACTCTTAGGTTGCAAAGCACAGCAAAAGCAGTAAAGCAAGATTCTGTTTGTTCACAACCAGCACAG GCTGTTAGAAATGGCAGCTCAAATCCAACACTTTCTAAGCCACCCTCAGTAATCAACAAG ACTGTTAGAAATGGCAGTTCAAATCCAACACTTTCTAAGCCACCCTCAGTAATCAACCAGGTAAAACCCATATCAACATCAACAGAAAAAGGGGCCTCTTTGGCTGCCAGTCAAGCCAATAAGCTTGGAAATACTAAGACAACAATTGGCACCG TTGCTGGTAAAGGGGTTCAGGCATTAAAGGCGACCATCATCAGTGGTCCTTGCAGGGTGCTGCCAAAGTCTTCGTCCTCCTCCAGTTCTGCTTCAAACTCAACCAAGATTAAATCTGCAACAACCTCCACGGTTGATAGTTCTGGAAATGTGTCATCCAATAATCTTGGTAAATCTCATTTAGAGGCTGTTCGAAGAAAGATTGGTGAAAGAACTTTGAAACCACTTCCCTCTGGTTCGGTGCTCAAAACCCCATTAAAAACTGCTAAGAGAACCTGTGGAAATTCTGCTGTCTCAGCATATCTGATGTCTTCCAAGATCTCTCCAAGCATATCACCTGCTAGTTCTATCAGTGAATGGTCCTCagcttcttcatcttcttcaagtACAATCAATCAGAGGTCCAATACATCAAGGACTAGCTTTGATGCTAATTCTTGCAGATCTTTGGACAATGACACCATTCCTTTGCATAATGATTCAAATAATCAGATCATAGAACAACATGGGAATGAGGAAATTGTGATACAAAATGGAGGTCCAAGGAAATCCTCCTCACAAGCTGGCACTCTTTCTCATTCTGCAAGACCATCAGGCCTGAGAATGCCGTCCCCAAAAATTGGATTTTTTGATGGG GTCAAATCAGTTCGTACACCCAGTGGGACCGTGCAATCACATGCAAGCCTAGGAGCTTTACCTAAGGTGGAAGCTGCTGTACCCAGTCCGAGTAGGAGCTCCAACATGAAGCCGAAGTTTGGGAAACTTTCACACGTCAGAACAGTATCAGCTTTAGTGAGAGTAAACCCTCAAGAATTGTCTTCTCCAATGTCCATGAGAGAGAAATCACTTGGTGTTTCGCACCCCACAAGCAATGTAGAAGGTTCTTCTATGTCATCTATTAAAGTCGGTGATGAAATAAGTGGAGGAAGCTGCTTGAAGGTTGAGGAAGTTGGATGTGAAGAATTACAAGAAGCTAATCAAGTTGTAGCCAATGCTTTTGGGGAAGTCATCATGCATGAGAATTGTGGTGTTCCATCCCTTCAGGAGAGTGAAATAAGTTTGGACAGGGATGGAGTTGCTGGCTCAAAGGCTCACAAGATTTTTGGCATGAGTGGAACTCGTGATCCAAATACTACTGATTGGGAAGGAATTTTGATGCCATCCAAGAAAGCTGGTGAAGATACAAGAGATAGCGAAGGTGAACTTTTGAGTATTTTACCTGCGGTATCGGGAAGTGACGAGAAAGAAAATGTTCCTTTGGCAGAACATGTAGGGAAATGA
- the LOC113773072 gene encoding probable DNA helicase MCM8, with product MYGHQENTRNSKNQRWTVTDDLANILALYFPQIDISLEASKFKLQLASELVRFFSAPIGQTIVSQVKNDDGLCFLSLDFQLLKSICQIKELYGAMEENPKDALLCLSAAVHKVLMMKWDSNMMEEFVKINIRLHNYPESLIALKNLKAAYIDRLVSVHGTVVKVSTVRPLVRQMCFVCTKCGTNITCNFPDGKFSPPSICVIQGCRSRSFDPLRCTARPIDFQKIRLQELLKNEHHEEGRVPRTVECELTEDLVDACIPGDVVTVTGIIRMINNYMDIGGGKSKGKNQGLYFLYLEVVSIKNLKSQSLPEDLQDAKVDARTTQLSDLFSFSPRDLEFIVKFSEEYGSDVFRQILQSICPSIYGHELVKAGITLALFGGVQKHSMDQNKVPVRGDIHVLIVGDPGMGKSQLLQAAASISPRGIYVCGNATTNAGLTVAVVKDPMTSDYAFEAGAMVLADRGLCCIDEFDKMSAEHQALLEAMEQQCVSVAKAGLVASLSARTSVLAAANPAGGHYNRAKTVNENLKMNAALLSRFDLVFILLDKPDELLDKRLSEHIMSLHTGNGQNSPAAKRLCRASQRIKCINLTLRSHSLAARLRLDPKDSDFVPLPGPLLRKYIAYAKTYIFPRMTRPAAEILQRFYLQLRDHNTSADGTPITARQLESLVRLAEARARVDLRDEITVQDAMDVVEIMKESLYDKYVDEHGLVDFGRSGGMSQQKEAKRFLSALNKQSELQQKDCFTISELYSLADRIALRVPDIDTFVENLNSVGYLLKKGPKTYQVLSSSYSHSQSSRARG from the exons ATGTACGGACATCAAGAGAACACCAGGAACTCGAAGAATCAGCGATGGACGGTGACGGACGACCTCGCCAATATCCTTGCCCTGTATTTCCCCCAAATCGACATCTCTCTGGAGGCTTCCAAGTTTAAACTCCAACTCGCCTCCGAACTCGTCCGATTCTTCTCTGCTCCAATCGGCCAGACCATCGTCTCACAG GTAAAAAATGATGATGGTTTATGCTTCTTATCGCTCGACTTCCAGCTGTTAAAAAGCATTTGTCAGATTAAAGAACTGTATGGAGCAATGGAGGAAAATCCTAAAGATGCCCTGTTGTGCTTGAGTGCTGCAGTGCACAAG GTTTTAATGATGAAATGGGACAGCAATATGATGGAGGAATTTGTAAAGATAAATATCCGTCTCCACAACTATCCTGAATCGTTGATTGCATTGAAGAACTTAAAAGCTGCTTATATTG ACAGGCTTGTATCTGTACATGGTACTGTTGTAAAAGTTAGCACAGTCAGGCCTCTGGTTAGACAAATGTGCTTTGTCTGTACAAAGTGTGGAACCAACATCACTTGCAACTTTCCCGATGGAAAATTTTCACCTCCTTCAATCTGTGTAATCCAAGGTTGCAGAAGTAGGAGTTTTGATCCTTTAAGATGTACTGCTCGACCAATAGACTTTCAGAAAATAAG ACTTCAGGAACTGCTGAAGAATGAACATCACGAAGAAGGAAGGGTGCCTAGGACTGTTGAATGCGAGTTGACCGAAGACCTTGTAGATGCATGTATCCCTGGGGACGTCGTGACGGTGACTGGTATTATCAGGATGATCAACAATTACATGGATATTGGGGGAG GAAAATCAAAAGGCAAGAATCAAGGACTATATTTTTTGTACCTAGAAGTTGTTTcgataaaaaatttgaaatctcaATCATTACCGGAGGATTTGCAAGATGCTAAAGTTGATGCTAGAACAACACAGCTGTCTGATTTATTCTCATTTTCTCCAAGAGATTTGGAATTTATTGTGAAGTTTTCTGAGGAATACGGTTCAGATGTCTTTAGGCAAATACTTCAATCTATTTGCCCGTCAATCTATGGGCATGAACTTGTGAAAG CGGGAATCACATTAGCATTGTTTGGAGGGGTGCAGAAGCATTCGATGGATCAGAATAAGGTGCCTGTCAGAGGTGACATCCATGTACTGATTGTTG GTGATCCTGGAATGGGAAAAAGTCAACTACTCCAAGCAGCAGCTTCTATTTCTCCACGTGGCATATATGTATGTGGTAATGCGACAACTAATGCAGGCCTAACTGTTGCTGTGGTGAAGGATCCTATGACAAGTGACTATGCTTTTGAGGCTG GTGCAATGGTACTTGCAGATCGTGGATTATGctgtattgatgagtttgacaAAATGTCAGCAGAACATCAG GCTCTATTGGAAGCTATGGAACAACAGTGTGTCTCTGTTGCAAAGGCAGGACTTGTGGCAAGTTTATCAGCCCGAACATCTGTTTTAGCTGCCGCAAACCCTGCTGGGGGTCATTATAA CCGCGCTAAAACTGTGAATGAGAACTTGAAGATGAATGCTGCTCTCTTGTCAAGATTTGATCTAGTTTTTATATTACTTGACAAGCCTGATGAACTACTGGACAAGCGCCTTTCAGAGCACATTATGTCA CTTCATACTGGAAATGGACAAAATTCACCAGCAGCTAAAAGGCTTTGCAGAG CATCACAACGTATCAAATGCATCAATCTTACTTTAAGAAGCCATTCTCTAGCTGCTAGGTTGAGGCTTGATCCAAAGGACAGTGATTTTGTTCCATTGCCTGGTCCTCTTCTCCGTAAATACATTGCTTATGCAAAGACATATATCTTCCCTAG GATGACAAGACCAGCTGCTGAAATCCTGCAGAGGTTTTATTTGCAATTAAGAGACCATAACACATCTGCTGATGGTACACCAATAACAGCAAGGCAATTAGAAAGTCTAGTAAGGCTGGCAGAAGCTCGAGCTAGGGTGGATTTAAGAGATGAAATAACCGTTCAAGATGCCATG GATGTTGTGGAAATAATGAAAGAATCTTTGTATGATAAGTATGTTGACGAACATGGCCTTGTGGATTTTGGGCGAAGTGGTGGAATGAGCCAACAGAAAGAAGCAAAACGGTTTTTAAGTGCCTTAAACAAGCAATCAGAGTTACAGCAAAAGGATTGCTTTACTATATCC GAATTATACAGCCTGGCAGACAGGATTGCCTTAAGGGTTCCAGATATAGACACTTTTGTGGAAAATCTAAACAGTGTTGGTTATTTGCTAAAGAAGGGGCCTAAGACATATCAG GTGCTGTCATCGTCTTATTCACACAGTCAGTCATCAAGAGCAAGGGGCTAA